The Chryseolinea soli genome contains a region encoding:
- a CDS encoding DUF3857 domain-containing protein: protein MRTVFGIAFVAIHFLATAQSDSFPFGQVTYRDLDMKTYAKDTAAIAVVLREEGDTHIEDADPNYLVFHYHVKIKILKKAGQALADFVIPLRKGDGIYKEAMRSVTASSFNFENGTMKETKLNTKDQFTENSSKYRDYRKFAVPNVRVGSVIEVEYTLESPFKFTFRSWEFQSDIPKISSAYKATIPANYRYNISLRGYLKLAKNESKIERDCYRPRGYSAECTVMDFMMKDVPAFKEEEYMTARSNFLSAVYFELSEYLYFDGRKDKITKEWKDVEDEMKKQTNFGVQLRRGEDIVDREVKQIIAGETDELVKARKIYDFIKGWYHWNHVYGLWSDLGIKKAFDAKTGNIGDINLSLVAALKYAGLNADPIILSTRSNGLVNELYPVITEFDYVAAYLSIKDKVYLLDATDPFLSFGMLPERCLNGKGRVLGEKQSFWYDLKPSEKNRRVSIFNLKLNKEGLLSGTVQVSHFGYSALNERKNVANEGDEKKYLSSEYPGVTMTQPHIDNLDDLKKPLSIKFETEAELFDQATAENFLFNPFFLDEEIKNHFKSQERLYPVDFGAPLEQTVVMILEYPEEYEITEIPAKVGLTLPDAGGRYMYSVQNVGHTVTMNSSFTINKTVFSSLEYHYLRELYDRVVAVQKTDLVFKKKT, encoded by the coding sequence ATGCGAACCGTTTTCGGGATAGCTTTTGTCGCTATTCATTTCCTTGCCACAGCCCAATCCGACTCATTTCCTTTCGGCCAGGTCACCTACCGCGATCTGGACATGAAGACTTACGCCAAAGACACAGCCGCCATTGCCGTGGTGTTGCGGGAAGAAGGTGATACCCACATCGAGGATGCCGACCCGAACTACCTCGTGTTTCACTATCATGTTAAAATAAAGATCCTGAAAAAAGCCGGTCAGGCGCTGGCAGACTTTGTCATCCCGTTGAGAAAGGGCGATGGCATATACAAGGAAGCTATGCGTTCGGTGACCGCCTCTTCCTTCAACTTCGAGAACGGAACGATGAAGGAGACCAAGTTGAACACCAAAGACCAGTTCACTGAAAACTCCAGCAAGTATCGCGACTACCGGAAATTCGCCGTGCCCAATGTGCGCGTGGGAAGTGTGATCGAAGTCGAGTATACCTTGGAGTCGCCATTCAAATTCACTTTCCGCTCGTGGGAGTTTCAGTCGGACATACCAAAAATTTCCAGCGCTTATAAGGCCACGATCCCGGCGAACTACCGGTACAATATTTCCCTTCGCGGCTATTTGAAGCTTGCCAAAAACGAGAGCAAGATCGAACGTGATTGCTACAGACCGAGAGGCTATTCGGCCGAGTGCACCGTGATGGATTTTATGATGAAGGATGTTCCCGCTTTCAAGGAAGAGGAGTACATGACGGCGCGTTCCAACTTTTTATCGGCTGTGTATTTTGAACTCTCGGAGTACCTCTATTTCGACGGGCGAAAAGATAAGATCACCAAGGAATGGAAGGACGTCGAAGATGAAATGAAAAAGCAGACCAATTTCGGCGTGCAACTCCGGAGAGGAGAGGACATCGTTGACCGGGAGGTGAAACAAATTATTGCCGGTGAAACCGACGAGCTCGTCAAGGCGCGCAAGATCTACGATTTCATCAAGGGTTGGTATCATTGGAACCACGTCTACGGTCTCTGGAGTGACCTGGGCATAAAGAAAGCCTTCGACGCCAAAACGGGTAACATCGGCGACATCAATTTGTCGTTGGTGGCGGCGCTGAAATATGCCGGCCTCAATGCCGATCCCATCATCCTCTCCACGCGTTCCAATGGATTGGTGAACGAGCTCTACCCTGTTATCACCGAATTTGATTATGTGGCGGCCTACTTATCCATAAAGGACAAGGTCTATTTGCTGGATGCCACGGACCCGTTTCTGTCGTTCGGCATGCTCCCCGAGCGCTGTCTGAATGGAAAGGGACGCGTGTTGGGTGAGAAACAGTCGTTCTGGTACGACCTCAAACCTTCCGAGAAGAACCGCAGAGTTTCTATTTTCAATTTGAAGCTCAACAAGGAAGGGCTCCTGTCGGGTACCGTGCAGGTCTCCCACTTTGGCTACAGCGCGTTGAACGAACGCAAGAATGTGGCCAATGAAGGCGATGAGAAAAAGTATCTGAGCAGCGAGTATCCCGGCGTCACCATGACTCAACCGCACATCGACAATTTAGACGATCTGAAAAAACCATTGAGCATAAAGTTTGAAACGGAAGCCGAACTGTTTGATCAAGCCACGGCAGAGAATTTTCTGTTCAATCCCTTCTTCCTGGACGAGGAGATAAAAAATCACTTTAAGTCACAGGAGCGGTTGTACCCGGTCGATTTCGGGGCGCCGTTGGAACAGACCGTGGTGATGATCCTGGAGTACCCCGAAGAATACGAAATCACCGAAATCCCGGCCAAGGTTGGACTGACATTGCCGGATGCAGGGGGTCGCTACATGTATAGCGTCCAGAATGTGGGCCATACTGTGACCATGAACAGCTCGTTCACCATCAATAAGACCGTGTTCAGCTCGCTGGAATATCACTACCTGAGAGAACTCTACGACCGGGTGGTAGCCGTCCAGAAAACCGATCTCGTGTTCAAGAAAAAGACCTGA
- a CDS encoding amidohydrolase family protein, whose protein sequence is MKKYAAAWYAAFVIGLGMTACEKEYYTVDDFASVKKIDTHTHLNANNAAIGEQAKADNFTLLAVNVDVPDYPTVQEQRSFALHQIKSVPNTVSFLTAFTLQGWDSAWTKRTIPWLKEGFDQGALGIKIWKNIGMTYKDATGNFIMVDDPKFDSVVQYIIDQDKTIMGHLGEPKNCWLPIEQMTVNNDRHYFKEHPEYHMFLHPEYPSYEDQINARDHFIEKHPDMRFVGAHLGSLEWSVDELAKRLDKFPNMAVDMAERISHLQHQSLTDYDKVRNFIIKYQDRLIYATDSEIRDSYDAEAVRKHVHDIWLHDWEYFVTDNQMTSPEVNGEFKGMKLPRTVVNKIFHDNAVRWFKMPG, encoded by the coding sequence ATGAAAAAATATGCTGCCGCGTGGTATGCGGCGTTCGTTATCGGTCTGGGCATGACAGCCTGCGAAAAGGAATACTATACCGTCGACGATTTTGCTTCGGTAAAAAAGATCGACACGCACACGCACCTCAACGCCAACAACGCCGCCATCGGCGAGCAGGCCAAAGCCGACAATTTCACGTTGCTGGCCGTAAACGTGGATGTGCCCGACTATCCCACGGTGCAGGAACAACGAAGCTTCGCCCTGCATCAAATTAAATCCGTACCCAACACGGTGAGCTTTCTCACCGCCTTCACGTTGCAGGGCTGGGATTCGGCATGGACGAAGCGCACCATTCCCTGGCTGAAAGAAGGATTTGACCAAGGAGCGCTGGGCATCAAGATCTGGAAGAACATCGGCATGACCTACAAGGACGCGACCGGTAACTTCATCATGGTGGATGATCCTAAATTCGACTCCGTCGTTCAGTACATCATCGACCAGGACAAGACCATCATGGGGCACCTGGGCGAACCCAAAAACTGCTGGCTCCCCATCGAGCAAATGACGGTGAACAACGACCGTCATTACTTCAAGGAACATCCCGAATACCACATGTTCCTCCACCCCGAATATCCCTCCTACGAAGACCAGATCAACGCCCGCGACCACTTCATCGAAAAACATCCCGACATGCGTTTCGTCGGCGCCCACCTCGGCAGCCTGGAGTGGAGTGTGGACGAACTCGCGAAACGTCTTGATAAATTTCCCAACATGGCCGTCGACATGGCCGAGCGCATTTCGCACTTGCAACACCAATCACTCACCGACTATGATAAGGTGCGCAATTTTATCATCAAATATCAAGACCGCCTCATCTACGCCACCGACTCCGAGATAAGAGATAGCTACGATGCCGAGGCTGTGCGAAAACACGTGCATGACATCTGGCTGCACGACTGGGAATATTTTGTAACCGACAACCAGATGACCTCGCCGGAAGTGAATGGTGAATTCAAAGGGATGAAGTTGCCGCGCACGGTGGTGAATAAGATCTTTCACGACAATGCCGTCCGATGGTTCAAGATGCCGGGCTAG
- a CDS encoding VCBS repeat-containing protein: protein MKRYDAIGGILLLMIVCSCGRKADAVFEMMSSRHTGIHFNNVLEEDEQVNVNNYMNIYTGAGVAAGDINNDGLTDLFFSGNTTSSRLYLNKGDLTFEDITESSGVLNHRWATGAVMADVNNDGWLDIYQCVSGGGPESERGNLLFINNQNKTFTESSRSYGLADKRQAMHASFFDYDGDGDLDVFIITNPASYENMVNHIQPRKLDGTGVSTDVLYRNNGDHTFTDVSKEAGILVEGYSLGLAISDINNDGWPDIYISNDFIGSDILYVNNQDGTFTDRAAEYLRHTSFAGMGNDVADLNNDGLVDIVELDMRPEDNKRLKLIIPPTGYDKYQLSLRLGYLPQFTRNTLQLNRGNNTFSEISFLSGVSSTDWSWSPLLADYDNDGDKDLFATNGFLRDLGNMDYITYQNIYNTPLGTVQAKTDKKLEAIKALKGAALKNYIYSNNGDLTFTNQTQAWGLQEEGFSHGAAYADLDNDGDLDLVVNTMNEEARVYRNHSEALFHRNYLRIKFRGSEKNGEGIGTKVWVFCKGQEQYMENFLNRGYESTMDGVMHVGLDSAEVVDSLKVIWPDGKHETLTQVKVNQLLTLDYAAAKAKTTELLVAKQATLFNEVSRALGIDFVHQENDFIDFKVQPLLPHMHSRNGPGVAVADVNGDGLEDFYVGGASSHAGALFRQGKDRKFKRMAPGVDSLGEELGVLFFDADGDKDDDLYIATGGSEKPKDSPAYKDYLYLNDGKGKFTLAKDALPEHLQSGSSVIASDYDRDGDLDLFVGGRVVPGEYPLPAASYIFRNESKPGECHFTDATQELAPGLLKAGLVTSALWTDVDNDGWVDLLIAGEFMPITCLKNQNGKSFTSFAADAFQHTSGWWNSLVAADFDQDGDMDYIAGNLGLNSRYHGTPQEPLCIYANDYDKNGSIDPVMTYYLQGRKYIVHTRDELISQITAMRHRFVHYAEYAEATFDDSFLKSEIENAYTVCAENFQTSYIENQGNGKFAVKALPMEAQFAPTYGMTTADVDGDGFTDVLMTGNMFSAEVSSGRYDASVGVFLRGDGQGHFKLVNARESGFYADGDAKGAALLQQPSGNTLMIVANNSSRLKAFAIKQDKHYAPRADDAYAIITLKDGRKYKHEFYYGSTYLSQSSRVLLYTGDAEHIEVYNFRGEKR from the coding sequence ATGAAGCGCTATGATGCGATAGGTGGAATTTTACTTTTGATGATCGTTTGTTCCTGCGGACGCAAAGCCGACGCCGTGTTTGAAATGATGTCGTCGCGTCATACGGGCATTCATTTCAACAATGTGCTGGAGGAAGACGAGCAGGTGAACGTGAACAACTACATGAACATCTACACCGGCGCGGGCGTGGCAGCCGGGGACATCAACAACGATGGCCTCACCGATTTGTTCTTTAGTGGAAATACCACCAGCAGCCGGCTGTATTTGAACAAGGGCGATCTCACGTTTGAAGACATCACCGAATCATCGGGCGTGCTCAACCACCGGTGGGCTACCGGCGCCGTCATGGCCGATGTGAACAACGACGGCTGGTTGGACATTTACCAATGCGTTTCGGGCGGTGGACCGGAATCGGAGCGGGGAAACCTGCTGTTCATCAACAATCAAAACAAAACCTTCACCGAATCATCCCGGTCCTACGGGCTGGCCGATAAGCGGCAAGCCATGCATGCTTCCTTTTTTGATTATGACGGCGATGGCGACCTCGATGTGTTCATCATCACCAACCCGGCATCGTACGAAAACATGGTGAATCACATTCAGCCGCGCAAACTCGACGGCACAGGTGTGAGCACGGATGTGCTCTACCGGAACAACGGTGACCACACGTTTACAGACGTTTCAAAAGAAGCCGGCATCTTGGTGGAAGGCTATAGCCTCGGCCTCGCCATCAGCGACATCAACAACGACGGCTGGCCGGACATATACATCTCCAACGATTTTATCGGCAGCGACATTCTCTACGTCAACAATCAAGACGGCACCTTCACCGATCGCGCGGCCGAATATTTGAGACACACCAGCTTTGCCGGCATGGGCAACGACGTGGCCGACCTGAACAACGACGGGTTGGTGGACATCGTGGAGCTGGACATGCGTCCGGAAGACAACAAACGATTAAAGCTGATCATTCCACCCACGGGCTACGACAAGTATCAACTGTCGTTGCGCCTGGGATATCTCCCCCAATTCACGCGCAACACCTTGCAGCTGAATAGGGGCAACAACACGTTTAGCGAGATCAGTTTCCTTTCCGGTGTGAGCAGCACCGACTGGAGCTGGAGTCCGCTACTCGCCGATTATGACAACGACGGCGATAAAGATCTTTTTGCCACGAACGGCTTTCTGCGCGACCTGGGCAACATGGACTACATCACGTATCAAAATATTTACAACACGCCGCTGGGAACCGTGCAGGCCAAAACGGATAAAAAACTGGAAGCCATCAAAGCATTGAAGGGCGCAGCACTAAAAAATTATATCTACTCCAACAACGGCGACCTCACCTTCACCAACCAAACCCAGGCCTGGGGCTTGCAGGAAGAAGGATTTTCGCACGGAGCAGCCTACGCCGACCTGGACAACGATGGCGATCTCGACCTGGTCGTGAACACGATGAACGAAGAAGCCCGCGTCTATCGCAACCACAGCGAGGCACTTTTTCACCGGAACTATCTCCGGATAAAATTCCGCGGCAGCGAAAAAAATGGAGAAGGTATCGGCACCAAGGTGTGGGTGTTTTGCAAAGGACAGGAACAGTACATGGAAAACTTCCTGAACCGTGGCTATGAGTCCACCATGGATGGAGTGATGCACGTGGGATTAGATTCGGCAGAGGTTGTCGATTCGCTGAAGGTGATCTGGCCCGATGGAAAGCACGAGACTTTAACTCAGGTAAAAGTCAATCAATTGCTCACGCTGGATTATGCTGCCGCGAAAGCGAAAACCACGGAGCTGCTCGTTGCCAAGCAAGCAACCTTGTTCAATGAAGTATCGCGCGCACTGGGAATCGATTTTGTACACCAGGAAAATGATTTCATCGATTTTAAAGTACAACCCCTGTTGCCGCACATGCATTCGCGAAACGGGCCGGGAGTTGCCGTGGCGGATGTGAATGGCGATGGGCTGGAAGATTTTTATGTGGGAGGTGCTTCCAGTCATGCCGGTGCACTTTTCAGGCAAGGGAAAGATCGAAAATTCAAGCGGATGGCACCGGGCGTCGACAGCTTGGGCGAAGAATTAGGTGTTTTGTTTTTTGACGCCGATGGCGACAAAGATGATGATCTATACATCGCCACGGGAGGGTCGGAGAAACCAAAAGATTCGCCTGCCTACAAAGACTACTTATACCTGAACGATGGCAAAGGAAAGTTCACCCTCGCGAAAGACGCATTGCCCGAACATCTTCAAAGTGGCTCCAGCGTAATCGCCTCCGACTACGATCGCGATGGCGACCTCGACCTGTTTGTAGGTGGACGGGTGGTGCCGGGAGAATACCCTTTGCCGGCCGCCAGCTATATTTTCCGGAACGAATCAAAGCCGGGTGAATGTCACTTCACAGATGCCACACAAGAACTGGCACCGGGCTTGTTAAAAGCCGGTCTCGTCACCTCCGCGCTATGGACAGACGTGGACAATGATGGCTGGGTTGACTTGCTCATCGCCGGCGAGTTCATGCCCATCACGTGTTTAAAGAACCAGAATGGAAAATCGTTTACATCCTTTGCAGCCGATGCTTTCCAGCACACCAGCGGATGGTGGAACAGCCTTGTGGCTGCCGACTTCGACCAGGACGGCGACATGGATTACATCGCGGGAAATCTCGGGCTCAATTCGCGCTATCACGGAACCCCGCAGGAACCGCTTTGTATCTACGCCAATGATTATGACAAAAATGGTTCCATCGATCCGGTGATGACCTATTATTTGCAAGGCCGGAAATACATCGTGCACACCCGCGATGAACTCATCAGCCAGATCACGGCCATGCGCCACCGGTTTGTCCACTATGCCGAATATGCCGAGGCCACGTTTGACGATTCATTCTTGAAATCGGAAATAGAAAATGCTTATACGGTGTGCGCCGAAAATTTTCAAACCAGCTACATCGAAAATCAAGGCAACGGCAAATTCGCGGTCAAGGCCCTTCCCATGGAAGCACAGTTCGCCCCAACGTATGGCATGACCACCGCCGACGTTGATGGCGACGGCTTTACAGATGTGCTGATGACGGGGAATATGTTCTCCGCCGAAGTCTCCAGCGGCCGCTACGACGCCTCTGTGGGTGTGTTTCTCCGCGGCGATGGGCAGGGCCATTTCAAGTTGGTGAACGCCCGCGAAAGCGGCTTCTATGCCGACGGCGATGCCAAAGGCGCGGCTTTGCTTCAGCAACCTTCGGGCAATACGTTGATGATCGTGGCCAACAATTCGTCGCGGCTAAAGGCGTTTGCCATAAAACAAGATAAGCACTACGCGCCGCGTGCCGACGATGCCTATGCGATCATCACGTTAAAGGACGGCCGGAAATACAAACACGAGTTTTACTACGGCTCGACGTACCTCTCGCAGTCGTCGCGTGTCCTCTTGTACACCGGAGATGCCGAACATATAGAAGTTTATAATTTCCGGGGTGAAAAGCGATGA
- a CDS encoding CHASE3 domain-containing protein yields the protein MKTPHRVANYLVVSILLTLLSGAIKYYNVSEKKETTYLLMHEQNIIRESYSLLTSMLDAETGQRGFILTNDSAYLHPYQNSIAVVDQKLKALTLLASDNASQRALVNDKIAPVVNEKLEELKRSLEIYAREGQVPATVFVKKGTGRLSMEHLRSLLEEFRQYHEAMLQKRDARLRTIYVINDTIHYISFALICLVSGYALYVLLQQSKRNNELVASLQDVNRTLEQKVQDRTLELERKTQQTEKLNQDLQDNFEELQSFYDVLQTNSASAEEALLEIRDLYDNAPCGYHSVAPDTTITRINSTELRWLGYTREEVVGKLKVRDIIGEQSVGIFAENFPRFVKEGHLNNLEFDMKRKDGTTFPALLNSTAIYNTRGEFVSSRSIVVDNSERKTLEQQLRDVNARLLRLNEEKNHFLGIATHDLKSPLNGVLGLVNLMKLQHSNLTPDQLQYLNLMEGSCVNMHMLIQNLLDVNRIEQGKNGINKEYIAINSLLKKQYHVFKQTAEKKNISLILEDHVPDFNIHTDPAMLSRILENLISNAIKFSPAHKEVAINVVRTETHIRFEVLDQGPGLSAADKQKLFGKFQRLSARPTGGETSSGLGLSIVKELVLALNGSIVVESEENGGAKFIVQLPLQE from the coding sequence ATGAAAACACCGCATCGTGTTGCCAACTATTTGGTAGTATCGATCCTACTCACCCTGCTGAGTGGTGCCATTAAATACTATAATGTCTCGGAGAAAAAAGAGACGACATACTTGCTGATGCACGAGCAAAACATCATCCGCGAATCTTATTCCCTGCTCACCAGCATGCTCGATGCCGAAACCGGGCAGCGCGGCTTTATCCTCACCAACGATTCGGCCTATTTGCATCCGTATCAAAACTCCATCGCCGTCGTCGATCAAAAGCTAAAGGCGCTCACGTTGCTGGCTTCCGACAATGCATCTCAACGCGCACTGGTGAATGATAAAATCGCCCCCGTCGTCAACGAAAAGCTGGAGGAGCTGAAGCGATCGCTCGAGATCTATGCCCGCGAAGGGCAGGTCCCCGCGACTGTCTTTGTTAAGAAAGGCACGGGGCGTTTGAGCATGGAGCATTTGCGCAGCCTGCTGGAGGAATTCCGTCAGTATCATGAAGCCATGCTGCAAAAACGCGACGCAAGGTTGCGCACCATCTATGTCATTAATGATACGATCCACTACATAAGTTTCGCCCTGATCTGTCTCGTATCGGGCTATGCGTTGTATGTGCTGCTTCAACAAAGCAAACGAAACAACGAACTGGTGGCCAGCCTGCAAGACGTCAACCGGACCCTCGAACAAAAAGTACAGGACCGCACGCTGGAGTTGGAACGAAAAACCCAACAGACCGAGAAACTGAACCAGGACCTGCAGGATAATTTTGAAGAGCTACAATCTTTTTACGACGTGCTCCAAACCAACAGCGCCAGCGCCGAAGAAGCGCTCCTGGAGATCCGCGACCTATACGACAACGCGCCGTGCGGCTATCACTCCGTCGCACCCGACACCACCATCACGCGCATCAACTCCACCGAACTGCGCTGGCTAGGCTACACCCGCGAGGAAGTAGTGGGCAAGTTGAAGGTCAGGGACATCATTGGCGAGCAGAGCGTCGGCATCTTCGCGGAGAACTTTCCCCGGTTTGTGAAGGAGGGTCATCTAAACAACCTGGAGTTTGACATGAAACGCAAAGACGGCACGACCTTTCCCGCATTGCTCAACTCCACGGCCATCTACAACACGCGGGGAGAATTCGTATCAAGCCGCAGCATCGTCGTCGATAACAGCGAGCGAAAAACGCTGGAGCAACAGCTGCGCGATGTCAATGCGCGGCTGCTTCGCCTCAACGAAGAAAAGAACCATTTCCTGGGCATCGCCACCCACGACCTGAAGAGTCCCCTCAACGGTGTGTTGGGATTGGTCAACCTGATGAAGCTTCAGCACTCGAACCTCACGCCCGACCAATTGCAATACCTCAACCTCATGGAGGGCTCGTGTGTGAACATGCATATGCTGATCCAAAATCTGTTGGATGTGAACCGTATCGAGCAGGGCAAAAACGGCATCAATAAAGAATATATCGCCATCAACAGTTTACTGAAAAAACAGTATCACGTGTTCAAGCAAACGGCGGAGAAGAAAAATATTTCGCTGATCCTGGAAGACCACGTACCCGATTTCAATATCCACACCGACCCCGCGATGTTGAGCCGCATCCTGGAGAACCTGATCTCGAACGCCATCAAATTTTCGCCCGCCCACAAAGAAGTCGCCATCAACGTGGTGCGCACGGAGACGCACATCCGCTTTGAAGTGCTGGACCAGGGTCCTGGCCTTTCGGCCGCCGACAAACAAAAGCTCTTTGGGAAATTTCAACGGCTCAGCGCCCGCCCCACCGGTGGCGAAACTTCATCCGGTTTGGGACTGTCGATTGTAAAAGAATTGGTGCTCGCGCTGAACGGCAGCATCGTGGTGGAAAGCGAGGAAAACGGCGGCGCCAAATTCATTGTCCAACTCCCGCTCCAGGAATAG
- a CDS encoding HEAT repeat domain-containing protein, translated as MSTERIQELIEKYNAQQADPAEMKLIEKLIEEGLVDIAELHGLQEMEDQLVRMDLPQPSLKLDDAFYHMLAEEKRKSSGFSWKAFFAWPEFAPRLAFASVTLLLGLAAGFFLRAPQPQKDQQIGVLTQEVSDLKEMMMLSLLEKESATDRLKAVSLSEDMGQASQKVTSALLQTLNHDDNVNVRLAALDVLKAYSKDSKVREELIRSISKQDSPLVQISLAELMVELQAKSSVKELEKILRNENTPTDVKKKIRESIQVII; from the coding sequence ATGAGTACGGAAAGAATACAAGAACTGATCGAAAAATACAACGCCCAACAGGCCGACCCCGCCGAGATGAAGCTCATCGAAAAGCTCATCGAGGAAGGACTCGTCGACATTGCCGAGTTGCACGGGTTGCAGGAAATGGAAGATCAGCTGGTGCGTATGGACCTTCCCCAGCCTTCCCTGAAGTTGGACGACGCCTTCTATCACATGCTGGCGGAAGAAAAAAGAAAGAGTAGCGGCTTTTCGTGGAAGGCTTTCTTTGCCTGGCCGGAGTTTGCACCACGCCTTGCCTTTGCATCGGTGACCTTGTTGTTGGGATTGGCCGCCGGATTTTTCCTGCGAGCTCCTCAACCACAAAAGGACCAACAGATTGGAGTACTGACACAAGAAGTAAGTGACCTCAAAGAGATGATGATGTTGTCGCTTCTGGAAAAAGAATCGGCCACCGATCGTCTCAAGGCCGTGAGCCTGAGCGAAGACATGGGACAAGCCAGTCAGAAAGTGACCAGCGCCTTGTTGCAAACGCTCAACCACGACGACAACGTGAACGTGCGCCTCGCCGCCCTCGATGTCTTGAAGGCCTACAGCAAAGACAGCAAGGTGCGCGAAGAACTGATCCGCTCCATCAGCAAACAGGACTCGCCCCTCGTGCAGATCTCGCTGGCAGAGTTGATGGTCGAATTGCAGGCGAAGTCATCGGTGAAAGAATTGGAGAAGATCCTTCGCAACGAGAACACACCGACCGATGTGAAGAAGAAGATCCGCGAAAGCATCCAGGTGATCATATAG
- a CDS encoding RNA polymerase sigma factor: MKTLPPELEALTDNALMLKVKDNDLDKLGLLFERYKKPLYGFFYGMNKDADLSEDLVQNVFLRILKYRYLFRGEGDFRTWMYHIARNVNHDHFRKNKLKAKDSLEHWQERLGSDENRSTEYQKDEELQLLSMAMDRLPDDKREILLLSKFQDKKYKEIGEILGCSEGAVKVKVFRALQDLKAVYKELEKHM; the protein is encoded by the coding sequence TTGAAAACTTTACCTCCGGAATTGGAAGCACTGACCGACAACGCCTTGATGCTCAAGGTCAAGGACAACGACCTCGACAAGCTGGGACTGCTTTTTGAGCGCTATAAGAAGCCTTTATACGGTTTTTTCTATGGCATGAACAAAGATGCGGACCTCAGCGAGGACCTCGTGCAGAACGTCTTCCTGCGGATCCTGAAGTATCGTTACCTCTTTCGCGGCGAGGGCGACTTCAGAACATGGATGTATCACATCGCGCGCAATGTGAACCACGACCACTTCCGCAAGAACAAACTGAAGGCAAAGGATTCCCTGGAACACTGGCAGGAACGGCTGGGCAGCGACGAGAACCGGTCGACCGAGTATCAGAAAGATGAAGAATTGCAACTTCTCTCCATGGCCATGGACAGATTGCCGGACGACAAACGGGAGATCTTGCTGCTCAGCAAGTTTCAGGACAAGAAGTACAAAGAGATCGGCGAGATCCTGGGATGTTCCGAGGGCGCCGTCAAAGTAAAGGTCTTCAGGGCCCTGCAGGATCTGAAGGCGGTTTATAAAGAACTGGAAAAACACATGTGA